One part of the Halopenitus persicus genome encodes these proteins:
- a CDS encoding SDR family oxidoreductase: protein MTLPSETSGVQRTVLITGCSSGIGRATARAFLEEDWTVYATARNPADIQTLGEDGCELATLDVTDGDDVERVVDRILDEEGAIDCLVNNAGYGQFGPLEDVSTDRVHEQFDVNVYGLHRLIRAVLPAMRRERDGTIINVSSVLGRISLPGTGVYAGSKHAVEAMSDALRNEVAEYDVDVVVVEPGPVRTNFSDRASREVDGDDGGKQDADGDGSEQTAGRGGGGERDDDGIDRSGAYEEFYRVFEDTQLVAGDGPGSVEPEVVADAICNAACATQPPARVQPGTLPRFAVLARFLPDPMLDAAYDLLTRVTS, encoded by the coding sequence ATGACGCTCCCGTCCGAGACGTCCGGTGTGCAACGGACGGTACTCATCACGGGGTGTTCCTCGGGCATCGGGCGCGCGACGGCGCGGGCGTTCCTCGAGGAGGACTGGACCGTGTACGCGACGGCGCGGAACCCGGCCGACATCCAGACGCTCGGCGAGGACGGGTGCGAGCTCGCCACCCTCGACGTGACCGACGGCGACGACGTCGAGCGCGTCGTCGACCGGATCCTCGACGAGGAGGGAGCGATCGACTGTCTCGTGAACAACGCCGGATACGGGCAGTTCGGCCCCCTCGAGGACGTCTCCACGGACCGCGTCCACGAGCAGTTCGACGTGAACGTCTACGGACTCCACCGGCTGATCAGGGCCGTCCTGCCGGCGATGCGCCGCGAGCGCGACGGCACGATCATCAACGTCTCCTCGGTGCTCGGCCGGATCTCCCTGCCCGGAACCGGCGTCTACGCCGGATCGAAACACGCGGTCGAGGCGATGTCGGACGCGCTCCGGAACGAGGTCGCCGAGTACGACGTCGACGTCGTGGTCGTCGAACCCGGTCCCGTGCGGACGAACTTCTCCGACCGCGCGAGCCGCGAGGTCGACGGCGATGACGGGGGTAAACAGGATGCCGACGGTGATGGAAGTGAGCAGACCGCCGGCCGCGGTGGCGGCGGTGAACGGGACGACGACGGGATCGACCGGTCGGGCGCCTACGAGGAGTTCTACCGCGTCTTCGAGGACACCCAACTCGTCGCCGGCGACGGTCCCGGGTCGGTCGAGCCGGAGGTGGTCGCCGACGCCATCTGTAACGCCGCGTGCGCGACCCAGCCGCCGGCTCGCGTCCAGCCGGGGACGCTTCCCCGGTTTGCGGTTCTCGCCAGGTTCCTTCCCGACCCGATGCTCGATGCGGCGTACGACCTTCTCACTCGGGTGACGTCGTAG
- a CDS encoding ArsA family ATPase yields MDDIAVEPVESVEPESRTDVEPESRTDVDADLPAGIDAPEYVLYGGKGGVGKTTMAAATGLSSAAGGVDTLVVSTDPAHSLSDTYGVDVPAKPARIREDVPLYAAEIDPDDAVEDGVFGAEGDPLGGLGDLGEMAGGTGPMAGGGSNGGSESGGPGGGPAGGLLGGTMPGADEAAAMRQLLEYLDDPRFDRVIVDTAPTGHTLRLLELPDLMDSMIGRVMQLRQRFSGMMDGLTGLFGGEADDDPSEDLDALRERIERLRSVLRDPDRTDFRVVMIPEEMSVVESERLLDRLTEFGIPVTTLVVNRVMEDLDDVADVDPEWVVSPNLADCEFCQRRWEVQQNALERASDLFRGREVKRVPLLGDAVRGDAALRVVAACLE; encoded by the coding sequence ATGGACGATATCGCCGTCGAGCCGGTCGAGAGCGTCGAGCCGGAGTCGCGGACCGACGTCGAACCGGAGTCGCGGACCGACGTCGACGCCGACCTTCCGGCCGGGATCGACGCACCGGAGTACGTGCTCTACGGGGGCAAAGGTGGAGTCGGAAAGACGACGATGGCGGCCGCCACGGGCCTCTCCTCGGCCGCCGGCGGGGTCGACACGCTCGTCGTCTCGACCGATCCAGCACACTCGTTGTCGGACACGTACGGCGTCGACGTGCCCGCGAAGCCGGCCCGGATCCGCGAGGACGTTCCGCTGTACGCCGCCGAGATCGATCCCGACGACGCGGTGGAGGACGGCGTGTTCGGCGCCGAGGGCGACCCGCTCGGCGGGCTCGGCGATCTCGGCGAGATGGCGGGCGGAACCGGCCCGATGGCGGGCGGCGGGAGCAACGGCGGGTCGGAATCCGGCGGCCCCGGTGGCGGGCCGGCAGGTGGACTTCTGGGCGGGACGATGCCCGGCGCCGACGAGGCGGCGGCGATGCGCCAGCTGCTCGAGTACCTCGACGACCCCCGGTTCGACCGCGTGATCGTCGACACCGCGCCCACGGGACACACCCTCCGGCTGCTGGAGCTGCCCGATCTGATGGACTCGATGATCGGCCGAGTGATGCAGCTCCGGCAGCGGTTCTCCGGGATGATGGACGGCCTCACGGGACTGTTCGGCGGCGAGGCCGACGACGATCCGAGCGAGGACCTCGACGCGCTTCGCGAGCGGATCGAACGCCTGCGGAGCGTCCTGCGTGACCCCGACCGGACCGACTTCCGCGTCGTGATGATCCCCGAGGAGATGAGCGTGGTGGAGTCCGAGCGGCTCCTCGACCGGCTCACGGAGTTCGGGATCCCGGTCACCACGCTGGTCGTCAACCGGGTGATGGAGGACCTCGACGACGTGGCCGACGTCGATCCCGAGTGGGTCGTCTCGCCGAACCTGGCGGACTGCGAGTTCTGCCAGCGCCGGTGGGAGGTCCAGCAGAACGCGCTCGAGCGGGCCAGCGACCTGTTCCGCGGCCGCGAGGTGAAGCGCGTCCCGCTGCTTGGCGACGCGGTCCGCGGGGACGCCGCCCTGCGCGTCGTGGCCGCCTGTCTCGAGTAG
- a CDS encoding eL43 family ribosomal protein, with amino-acid sequence MAEQKARSTGSSGRFGARYGRVARKRVKEIEGDMRSATVDGDSVKRIGTGIWVNEETGETFTGGAYRPETPGGRTVRRSIRAALSDEE; translated from the coding sequence ATGGCTGAGCAGAAGGCACGATCGACCGGCAGTTCGGGTCGTTTCGGCGCACGCTACGGACGCGTCGCCCGGAAGCGCGTCAAGGAGATCGAGGGAGACATGCGCTCCGCGACCGTCGACGGGGACTCCGTCAAGCGTATCGGGACCGGCATCTGGGTCAACGAGGAGACGGGCGAGACGTTCACGGGCGGTGCCTACCGTCCCGAGACGCCCGGCGGCCGCACCGTCCGACGGTCGATTCGCGCGGCGCTGTCGGACGAGGAGTGA
- a CDS encoding DNA-directed RNA polymerase subunit P has translation MSYRCSRCKRDVTLDEYGGVRCPYCGHRVLLKERGGDVKEVSVE, from the coding sequence ATGAGCTACCGGTGTTCCCGCTGCAAGCGAGACGTCACGCTCGACGAGTACGGCGGCGTCCGCTGTCCCTACTGCGGCCACCGCGTACTCCTGAAGGAACGCGGCGGCGACGTCAAGGAAGTCTCCGTCGAATAG
- a CDS encoding KEOPS complex subunit Pcc1 produces MADRSTPTPDDSTSRSDSPLVHSVTLRFRYPSRDRSRAVANALAPEIDGVDDPRSRASLDRDGDTVTVRVRARDPVALRAGTNSWMRLVDVAESVAETAATDRSATRPGE; encoded by the coding sequence ATGGCCGACCGATCCACGCCCACGCCGGACGACTCCACGTCCCGATCGGACTCGCCGTTGGTTCACTCGGTCACGCTCCGCTTTCGATATCCCTCGCGAGACCGATCGCGAGCGGTCGCGAACGCGCTCGCGCCCGAGATCGACGGGGTTGACGACCCCCGATCGCGGGCGTCCCTCGACCGTGACGGGGACACGGTGACCGTTCGCGTTCGCGCCCGGGATCCGGTCGCGCTCCGCGCCGGCACCAACAGCTGGATGCGGCTCGTCGACGTGGCGGAGTCCGTCGCAGAGACGGCCGCAACGGACCGCTCGGCGACTCGACCGGGCGAGTAG
- a CDS encoding prefoldin subunit beta, with protein MPPEAQEKIEELQDLQETAQQVAQQKEQSQSALNDSKTALEALEDVEEDATMYREVGEILVETDYESAHDDLEEKVDSLEVRVEQLKKQEQRVQQQFESLQEELQQLLQGGAGGGPMGPGGPGAGGA; from the coding sequence ATGCCGCCGGAGGCACAGGAGAAGATCGAGGAGCTGCAGGACCTACAGGAGACCGCCCAGCAGGTCGCCCAACAGAAGGAGCAGTCCCAGTCAGCGCTCAACGACTCCAAGACCGCCCTCGAGGCGCTCGAGGACGTCGAGGAGGACGCCACGATGTACCGTGAGGTCGGCGAGATCCTCGTCGAGACGGACTACGAGAGCGCCCACGACGACCTCGAGGAGAAGGTCGACTCCCTCGAGGTTCGCGTCGAGCAGCTCAAAAAGCAGGAACAGCGCGTCCAACAGCAGTTCGAGAGCCTCCAGGAGGAGCTCCAGCAGCTCCTGCAGGGCGGCGCCGGCGGCGGCCCGATGGGTCCCGGCGGACCGGGTGCGGGCGGCGCGTAG
- a CDS encoding DUF3194 domain-containing protein: protein MVDRDDVDRSSDPSDDEVVRTAAEAAEGVVFSHYRQSTVDDLDVTVTFEDGVLDVDVYLNAPDDEVDPEAVVEEAVAAAGDAVDDLFDA, encoded by the coding sequence ATGGTCGACCGGGACGACGTGGACCGGTCGTCGGACCCGTCCGACGACGAGGTCGTCCGCACCGCCGCCGAGGCGGCCGAGGGCGTCGTCTTCTCCCACTATCGCCAGTCGACGGTCGATGACCTCGACGTCACCGTGACCTTCGAGGACGGCGTGCTCGACGTCGACGTTTATCTGAACGCGCCCGACGACGAGGTCGATCCCGAGGCGGTCGTCGAGGAGGCCGTCGCGGCCGCCGGCGATGCCGTCGACGACCTCTTCGACGCGTAA
- a CDS encoding HVO_0649 family zinc finger protein: MSKTARGTTALDRLRDRLDRDDHVCSSCGYVHPDPSWEAVTSGDRIQYRRRCDSCGALARRTYRL, translated from the coding sequence ATGTCAAAAACGGCACGCGGGACGACGGCGCTCGATCGGCTGCGTGACCGTCTCGATCGGGATGACCACGTCTGTTCGTCGTGCGGGTACGTCCACCCGGACCCGTCCTGGGAGGCAGTCACGTCCGGGGACCGGATCCAGTACCGTCGGCGATGTGATAGCTGCGGCGCGCTCGCCCGACGGACCTACCGACTGTAG
- a CDS encoding GMP synthase subunit A, giving the protein MTRIVVIDNHGQFTHLERRALRDLGVDTELIDNDTPPAEIDADGIVLSGGPDIDRIGRCPDYLDLDVPVFGICLGMQIIADELGGAVGDGEYGGYADVDVDITDSEDPLVGSLAPKTRVWASHADEVTALPDGFTRTASSDVCSIEAISNAKTDRYGVQWHPEVAHTERGEEVFENFIAVCESA; this is encoded by the coding sequence ATGACGCGCATCGTCGTGATCGACAACCACGGACAGTTCACGCACCTGGAGCGGCGCGCGCTCCGGGACCTCGGCGTGGACACCGAGTTGATCGACAACGACACCCCGCCCGCGGAGATCGACGCCGACGGCATCGTGCTCTCGGGCGGCCCCGACATCGACCGCATCGGCCGCTGTCCCGACTACCTCGATCTGGACGTCCCCGTCTTCGGGATCTGCCTGGGGATGCAGATCATCGCCGACGAGCTCGGCGGCGCCGTGGGCGACGGCGAGTACGGCGGCTACGCCGACGTCGACGTCGATATCACCGACTCGGAGGACCCGCTCGTGGGATCGCTCGCGCCGAAAACGCGCGTGTGGGCCTCACACGCCGACGAGGTGACGGCCCTCCCCGACGGCTTCACGCGGACCGCCAGTTCCGACGTCTGTTCGATCGAGGCGATATCGAACGCGAAGACCGACCGGTACGGCGTGCAGTGGCATCCGGAGGTCGCCCACACCGAACGCGGCGAGGAGGTCTTCGAGAACTTCATCGCGGTCTGCGAATCGGCCTGA
- a CDS encoding amidohydrolase family protein has translation MLGLEHGFRIVDVHATLDPDEESVATHGRDITPERLEREMHQAGVVRAIVSSGKRPAGESYLRVNNAVARLSVDRPFLAFARLNGPRDPGATPVGRLRNLRTERRDHHTRPDDIEQYAYDDRFHGFTLAPAADGIPEDDVLERLADAGQPVLVDGGVSFPPERLEETLLPYGFPVVLGSFGGYPLEEPLMREAFELLGEYDQLYLDTNAVRFRDVLETGLLEHPDRILFGSGVPDVHPNVAVMEILTLDVSEDFMRRVFTKNPSRVIPELAAGANL, from the coding sequence ATGCTCGGGTTGGAACACGGATTCCGGATCGTCGACGTGCACGCGACGCTCGATCCGGACGAGGAGTCCGTGGCGACCCACGGCCGCGACATCACGCCCGAGCGGCTCGAACGGGAGATGCACCAGGCCGGCGTGGTTCGCGCGATCGTCTCCTCCGGCAAGCGTCCGGCCGGGGAGAGCTACCTCCGCGTGAACAACGCCGTCGCCCGGCTGAGCGTGGACCGGCCGTTTCTCGCGTTCGCCCGGCTCAATGGACCCCGCGATCCGGGGGCGACGCCGGTCGGACGCCTTCGAAATCTGCGGACTGAACGCCGAGACCACCATACTCGTCCCGACGACATCGAGCAGTACGCCTACGACGACCGGTTTCACGGCTTCACGCTGGCGCCCGCCGCGGACGGGATCCCGGAAGATGACGTCCTCGAACGACTCGCGGACGCCGGCCAGCCGGTGCTCGTCGACGGTGGCGTCTCCTTCCCGCCCGAACGGCTCGAGGAGACGCTGCTCCCGTACGGGTTCCCGGTGGTGCTTGGCAGCTTCGGGGGCTACCCGCTCGAGGAGCCGCTGATGCGCGAGGCCTTCGAGCTGCTCGGGGAGTACGACCAGCTGTACCTCGACACGAACGCCGTTCGGTTCCGGGACGTTCTCGAGACGGGCCTGCTCGAACACCCCGACCGAATCCTGTTCGGAAGCGGCGTGCCCGACGTTCATCCGAACGTCGCAGTGATGGAGATCCTCACCCTCGACGTCTCGGAGGACTTCATGCGTCGCGTGTTCACGAAGAATCCCTCGCGGGTGATCCCCGAGCTGGCGGCCGGCGCGAACCTGTAG
- the ftsZ gene encoding cell division protein FtsZ, whose amino-acid sequence MQDIVQDALANAEAEQREMDVDADEDDEFGDPRIVIVGAGGAGNNTINRLYNIGVDGADTVAINTDKQHLKMIEADTKILVGKSLTQGLGAGGDPKMGERATEMAQGTIKDVLGDADLVFVTAGMGGGTGTGAAPVVSKIAKEQGAIVVGMVSTPFNVERARTVKAEEGLESLRNEADSIIVLDNNRLLDYVPNLPIGKAFSVMDQIIAETVKGISETITQPSLINLDYADMSTIMNQGGVAVMLVGETQDKNKTQEVVNDAMNHPLLDVDYRGASGGLVHITGGPDLTLKEAEGIANNITERLEASANVIWGARIQEEYKGKVRVMAIMTGVQSAQVLGPSTQKQADRSRASLDGADVSDVPGGANANANGGADAASWESDGGVEPTEKQNGLDVIR is encoded by the coding sequence ATGCAGGACATCGTTCAGGACGCCCTCGCCAACGCGGAAGCCGAACAGCGCGAGATGGACGTCGACGCGGACGAGGACGACGAGTTCGGCGACCCGCGGATCGTCATCGTCGGCGCCGGCGGTGCCGGGAACAACACGATCAACCGGCTGTACAACATCGGCGTCGACGGCGCCGACACCGTCGCCATCAACACGGACAAGCAGCATCTGAAGATGATCGAGGCCGACACGAAGATCCTCGTCGGCAAGTCCCTCACGCAGGGGCTCGGCGCCGGCGGCGACCCCAAGATGGGCGAGCGCGCCACCGAGATGGCCCAGGGGACGATCAAGGACGTCCTCGGCGACGCGGACCTCGTGTTCGTCACCGCCGGGATGGGCGGCGGGACCGGCACCGGCGCCGCACCCGTCGTCTCGAAGATCGCCAAGGAGCAGGGCGCGATCGTCGTTGGGATGGTCTCGACGCCGTTCAACGTCGAGCGTGCCCGGACCGTCAAGGCGGAGGAGGGGCTCGAATCCCTCCGCAACGAGGCCGACTCGATCATCGTGCTCGACAACAACCGCCTCCTCGATTACGTCCCGAACCTGCCGATCGGGAAGGCGTTCTCGGTGATGGACCAGATCATCGCCGAGACCGTCAAGGGGATCTCCGAGACGATCACCCAGCCGTCGCTCATCAATCTGGACTACGCGGACATGTCCACGATCATGAACCAGGGCGGCGTCGCGGTGATGCTGGTCGGCGAGACCCAGGACAAAAACAAGACCCAGGAGGTCGTCAACGACGCGATGAACCATCCCCTGTTGGACGTCGACTACCGCGGCGCCTCGGGCGGACTGGTCCACATCACCGGCGGCCCGGACCTGACGCTCAAGGAGGCCGAGGGGATCGCGAACAACATCACCGAACGCCTGGAGGCCAGCGCCAACGTCATCTGGGGCGCGCGCATCCAGGAGGAGTACAAGGGGAAGGTCCGCGTGATGGCCATCATGACCGGCGTACAGAGCGCCCAGGTCCTGGGGCCCTCGACCCAGAAGCAGGCCGACCGGTCCCGCGCCAGCCTCGACGGGGCGGACGTGAGCGACGTGCCCGGCGGCGCGAACGCGAACGCGAACGGCGGCGCCGACGCCGCCAGCTGGGAGTCGGACGGCGGCGTGGAGCCGACCGAGAAACAGAACGGCCTGGACGTCATTCGGTAA
- a CDS encoding ribbon-helix-helix domain-containing protein, translated as MERVTLRIPKQQIEEVEQMVETGEFPNRSEAIRSAVREMLNEQDGEYNGRRRTERSWAKV; from the coding sequence ATGGAGCGTGTGACACTACGAATCCCGAAACAGCAGATCGAGGAGGTCGAACAGATGGTCGAAACGGGCGAGTTCCCGAACCGGAGCGAGGCGATCCGGTCGGCGGTCCGTGAGATGTTGAACGAACAGGACGGCGAATACAACGGCCGTCGGCGCACCGAGCGCAGCTGGGCGAAGGTGTAA
- a CDS encoding double zinc ribbon domain-containing protein — MSKITFRADDDLVERLEEYDASKSEVMREALRTYLESVAPEDGRAGRNVTTGSDAGTDGSADPAAGIDAAIADRVDELIDELIDARLEAALDDRLDGKGRARRGAYTPESGREINVNVTLDGVRADEPVVETDDETAASTDAEDRKTREDPVPDGAQTDRKTCTSCGEEMPGEHVYCPNCGEKRSHRVFCECGDEIRSDWSFCPGCGRRTPAADVLDNP, encoded by the coding sequence ATGAGCAAGATCACGTTCCGCGCCGACGACGACCTCGTCGAGCGGCTGGAGGAGTACGACGCCTCCAAAAGCGAGGTGATGCGCGAGGCGCTGCGCACCTACCTCGAATCGGTTGCCCCCGAAGACGGGAGAGCCGGCCGGAACGTGACGACGGGGTCCGACGCTGGAACGGACGGATCGGCGGATCCGGCGGCCGGGATCGACGCCGCGATCGCCGACCGCGTCGACGAGCTGATCGACGAGCTGATCGACGCGCGGCTGGAGGCGGCGCTCGACGACCGCCTCGACGGGAAGGGACGGGCTCGGCGCGGTGCGTATACGCCCGAATCCGGGCGTGAAATCAACGTAAACGTCACCCTGGACGGGGTTCGCGCCGACGAGCCGGTCGTCGAGACTGACGACGAAACCGCAGCGTCGACTGACGCCGAGGATCGTAAGACACGCGAGGATCCCGTCCCTGACGGGGCGCAAACGGACCGTAAAACGTGCACGAGCTGCGGCGAGGAAATGCCCGGAGAGCACGTTTACTGCCCGAACTGTGGGGAGAAGCGGTCCCACCGGGTGTTCTGCGAGTGCGGCGACGAGATCCGGTCGGACTGGTCGTTCTGTCCCGGCTGCGGCCGCCGGACCCCGGCAGCGGACGTCCTTGACAACCCATAA
- a CDS encoding translation initiation factor IF-2 subunit beta: protein MDYQASLDRAIDELPDLGGSDERLQVPDPTAQKDGAFTRLTNLSAIADALSRDPEHVHSNIQRELGTAGQYENGVARYNGNFRADDFQAAIDAYVASYVTCSECGLPDTRLVTEDRTPMLRCEACGAFRPVAKQTSTTQRRTETVEEGTTYEVEIVGTGRKGDGVAERGEYTIFVPGAQEGDTVRAYIENVSGNLAFARQV from the coding sequence ATGGACTACCAGGCCAGTCTCGACCGCGCGATCGACGAGTTGCCGGATCTCGGCGGCTCGGACGAGCGCCTTCAGGTCCCGGACCCGACCGCACAGAAGGACGGGGCGTTCACCCGACTGACGAACCTCTCGGCCATCGCCGACGCGCTCTCGCGTGACCCCGAGCACGTGCACTCCAACATCCAGCGCGAGCTGGGGACCGCGGGTCAGTACGAGAACGGCGTCGCCCGATACAACGGCAACTTCCGAGCCGACGACTTTCAGGCCGCCATCGACGCCTACGTCGCCTCCTACGTGACCTGCTCGGAGTGTGGCCTCCCGGACACGCGGCTCGTCACCGAGGACCGCACGCCGATGCTTCGCTGTGAGGCCTGCGGCGCCTTCCGTCCCGTCGCCAAGCAGACGTCCACGACCCAGCGCCGCACCGAGACCGTCGAGGAGGGAACCACCTACGAGGTCGAGATCGTCGGCACCGGCCGGAAGGGCGACGGCGTCGCGGAGCGCGGCGAGTACACCATCTTCGTTCCCGGTGCACAGGAGGGCGACACCGTTCGAGCCTACATCGAGAACGTTTCCGGCAACCTCGCGTTCGCCCGCCAGGTCTAG
- a CDS encoding HAD family hydrolase, translating to MALTFDLFGTLVDIDYPIDPAEAVARELESRDVPVPDDWHVAYGEVHVDAPEGAEVPLPAHVAAALASRDVEASDNVARHAVVAAFDPDVTLRPGAREAVRAAGDRGPVGVLSNCSVPELVPRTLIRSGLRGEFDAVTTSIGCGWRKPDRRAFEAAAEALDASLEDLTHVGDDPAADGAIEALGGRFIDVTETSLTDLPTRLEARR from the coding sequence GTGGCGCTCACTTTCGATCTCTTCGGCACGCTCGTCGACATCGACTATCCGATCGACCCGGCCGAGGCCGTCGCCCGCGAACTTGAGTCGCGAGACGTCCCGGTGCCGGACGATTGGCACGTTGCCTACGGCGAGGTGCACGTCGACGCGCCCGAGGGAGCCGAGGTCCCCCTGCCCGCCCACGTCGCCGCCGCGTTGGCCTCCCGCGACGTCGAGGCGTCGGACAACGTCGCCCGCCACGCGGTCGTCGCGGCCTTCGATCCGGACGTGACCCTCCGCCCGGGCGCTCGCGAGGCGGTTCGGGCCGCCGGCGACCGTGGCCCCGTCGGCGTTCTCTCGAACTGCTCGGTCCCGGAGCTCGTTCCGCGGACCCTCATCCGGAGCGGCCTCCGCGGGGAGTTCGACGCCGTCACGACGAGCATCGGCTGTGGCTGGCGAAAGCCCGATCGCCGCGCCTTCGAGGCGGCCGCCGAGGCGCTCGATGCGTCCCTCGAGGACCTCACGCACGTCGGCGACGACCCGGCCGCCGACGGCGCGATCGAGGCCCTCGGCGGCCGGTTCATCGACGTCACCGAAACGTCCCTCACGGACCTTCCGACCCGGCTGGAGGCCAGGCGGTGA
- the cbiB gene encoding adenosylcobinamide-phosphate synthase CbiB, protein MIGAAALAVSVAAALDSTFAEPPGRVHPIAVLGSLVDGLDRALPDSRSIGVVIAVVVPLGFAASAAVLVALAGRADPLLAAVLAGLVLYTCLSRRLLVETAERVRSLVDSDLPAARKELRALAGRDADALSSGQVRSAAVESTAENLADGLIAPLAAFTVGAAVVLGPAAPRIPAFPLAVAIGAAAWIKGVNTLDSMLGYRTRRVGWAPARLDDVVMWIPARLSALLIAVAAGRPAAVFAARRWARVPDSPNSGWPMATLAAVLDVRLEKPGTYTLRSAADLPSTSAARRGVRVVNRAAWLGIALSVGCCLAVEAIATGTGVWIAG, encoded by the coding sequence GTGATCGGGGCGGCCGCCCTCGCCGTGTCGGTGGCGGCCGCTCTCGACTCGACGTTCGCCGAACCGCCCGGGCGCGTCCATCCGATCGCCGTTCTCGGATCCCTCGTCGACGGACTCGACCGGGCGCTCCCGGATTCCCGATCGATCGGCGTCGTGATCGCCGTCGTCGTTCCTCTCGGATTCGCGGCCTCCGCGGCGGTCCTCGTCGCGCTCGCCGGACGCGCGGATCCGCTGCTGGCGGCCGTTCTCGCGGGGCTCGTTCTGTACACATGTCTCAGCCGACGGCTGCTCGTCGAGACCGCGGAGCGCGTCCGTTCGCTCGTCGACTCCGATCTCCCGGCGGCCCGCAAGGAACTCCGTGCACTCGCCGGCCGGGACGCCGACGCGCTCTCGTCCGGCCAAGTTCGGTCCGCAGCGGTCGAGAGCACGGCCGAGAACCTCGCCGACGGACTGATCGCCCCTCTCGCCGCCTTCACGGTCGGCGCTGCGGTCGTGCTCGGTCCCGCGGCGCCGCGTATACCGGCGTTTCCCCTCGCAGTCGCGATCGGCGCCGCGGCGTGGATCAAGGGCGTCAACACCCTCGACTCGATGCTCGGCTACCGAACGCGCCGGGTCGGGTGGGCGCCGGCGCGTCTCGACGACGTCGTGATGTGGATTCCCGCCCGCCTCTCGGCGCTGCTGATCGCGGTCGCCGCCGGTCGACCGGCGGCGGTCTTCGCGGCTCGTCGGTGGGCTCGCGTTCCCGACTCGCCCAACTCCGGCTGGCCGATGGCGACGCTCGCCGCGGTCCTCGACGTTCGTCTCGAGAAGCCCGGGACCTACACCCTTCGGTCCGCCGCCGACCTTCCGTCCACGTCCGCGGCGCGCCGTGGCGTCCGCGTCGTGAATCGTGCGGCCTGGCTCGGGATCGCCCTGTCAGTCGGGTGCTGTCTGGCCGTCGAGGCGATCGCGACGGGGACGGGGGTGTGGATCGCCGGATGA
- the cobS gene encoding adenosylcobinamide-GDP ribazoletransferase: MTDSSGPSPEPATEPLRGRIGALRGAVTFLTRIPVPGGRRSDWHDFRAAPWTIPAVGWVLGLPLAALVLVAGRGSVPWPTVVAGYLCLLYVLSGVTHADGLADLGDAVAAHDPDRRRAVLADADLGVGGVLALGVTLLALTLGIAAVALPTMPPAVAARIVLAAEVGAKLGMALSACFGTAAHEGLGSGLTDPATPADALPAVTVALPVLIGVPEGALPVVLAALCAGPAVAIWVVIRTRTWLGGVSGDVFGAVNELGRALALHAGVIAWTIA, translated from the coding sequence ATGACCGATTCGAGCGGTCCGTCTCCGGAGCCTGCGACCGAACCGCTCCGCGGACGGATCGGCGCGCTCCGCGGCGCGGTGACGTTTTTGACCCGGATCCCGGTGCCCGGCGGCCGCCGGAGCGACTGGCACGATTTCCGGGCCGCTCCGTGGACGATTCCCGCCGTTGGATGGGTCCTCGGGCTCCCGCTCGCCGCGCTCGTCCTGGTGGCCGGCCGTGGGTCAGTCCCCTGGCCGACGGTCGTCGCCGGCTACCTCTGCCTCCTGTACGTCCTCTCGGGGGTCACGCACGCGGACGGGTTGGCGGACCTCGGCGACGCGGTCGCGGCTCACGATCCCGATCGCCGACGGGCGGTGTTGGCCGACGCCGACCTGGGCGTCGGCGGCGTCCTCGCCCTCGGAGTGACGTTGCTCGCGTTGACGCTCGGGATCGCTGCGGTCGCGCTCCCGACGATGCCCCCCGCCGTGGCTGCCCGGATCGTCCTCGCGGCCGAGGTCGGCGCGAAGCTCGGGATGGCGCTATCGGCCTGCTTCGGCACGGCGGCCCACGAGGGACTGGGATCCGGCCTGACCGACCCGGCGACGCCCGCCGACGCGCTCCCGGCGGTCACGGTCGCGCTTCCGGTCCTGATCGGCGTTCCGGAAGGCGCTCTGCCCGTCGTCCTCGCTGCGCTGTGTGCCGGCCCCGCCGTCGCGATCTGGGTCGTCATTCGGACCCGCACGTGGCTCGGCGGCGTCAGCGGCGACGTCTTCGGGGCGGTCAACGAGCTCGGTCGCGCGCTGGCGCTTCACGCGGGGGTGATCGCGTGGACGATCGCGTAG